From Deinococcus aquaticus, one genomic window encodes:
- a CDS encoding lipocalin family protein produces the protein MRIKVWTVLIAAALTACAPVQTTVNPAALPAVTEFGAHENPMEWWYVSAYLPGDGLALHWAQFRVRDPRVPVPVFISHVAVTDLRSGQVTFLEQSPGTGEVAFPPLRIRQGAWTLTQAGPQPGAVSTGAFALKAGPLDLTLTPLKGPMLHPPGFSGSADTGVLFYQGITRLALAGSVNGRAVQGEAWLDHQWGNQIPGQTALWDWFSVQLEGGRDLMVYRVRRLDGTVAQLIGSVVEPDGSVRAVRGLRAVPGEEWVSPQDRRYTLDWQLVSDEFDLRVRAVRREQELLSRSTRIAYWEGPVEVSGVWAGTPARGQGMMELVSGAWAPK, from the coding sequence ATGCGAATCAAGGTGTGGACGGTGCTGATTGCGGCGGCCCTGACGGCGTGCGCGCCGGTGCAGACGACGGTGAATCCGGCGGCGCTGCCGGCCGTGACGGAGTTCGGAGCGCACGAGAACCCGATGGAGTGGTGGTACGTGAGTGCCTACCTGCCCGGCGATGGGCTGGCGCTGCACTGGGCTCAGTTCCGGGTGCGTGATCCGCGCGTGCCGGTGCCGGTGTTCATCTCGCATGTGGCGGTCACGGACCTGCGCTCGGGGCAGGTGACGTTCCTGGAGCAGTCGCCGGGCACGGGTGAGGTGGCGTTCCCGCCGCTGCGAATCCGGCAGGGCGCGTGGACGCTGACGCAGGCGGGGCCGCAGCCGGGGGCGGTGTCCACGGGGGCCTTCGCGTTGAAGGCGGGGCCGCTGGACCTGACCCTGACGCCGCTGAAAGGGCCGATGCTGCACCCGCCGGGCTTTAGTGGCAGCGCGGACACGGGCGTGCTGTTCTACCAGGGGATCACGCGGCTGGCACTGGCGGGGTCCGTGAATGGGCGGGCCGTGCAGGGCGAGGCGTGGCTGGATCATCAGTGGGGCAACCAGATTCCGGGGCAGACGGCGCTGTGGGACTGGTTCAGCGTGCAGCTGGAGGGTGGCCGGGACCTGATGGTATACCGGGTGCGGCGACTGGACGGGACGGTCGCGCAGTTGATCGGCAGTGTGGTCGAGCCGGACGGGAGCGTGAGGGCCGTCAGAGGCCTGCGGGCCGTGCCCGGGGAGGAATGGGTCAGTCCGCAGGACCGACGGTACACGCTGGACTGGCAGCTGGTCTCGGACGAGTTCGATCTGAGGGTGCGGGCGGTGCGGCGCGAGCAGGAGCTGCTGAGCCGCAGTACCCGCATCGCTTACTGGGAAGGGCCAGTCGAGGTATCGGGCGTGTGGGCCGGAACGCCAGCCAGGGGGCAGGGGATGATGGAACTGGTCAGCGGGGCATGGGCACCGAAGTAA
- a CDS encoding ABC transporter ATP-binding protein, translated as MSELKPMLELNDVHTYYDHIHALKGVSMTVNEGEIVALIGGNGAGKTTSLRTISGMMKPRRGTMTYQGQNISGIPAHHTMQKGISHVPEGRRIFKDLSVRENLEVGAYTVTDRALIEKRVQEGFEFFPRLKEREAQLGGTMSGGEQQMLAIARALMVNPRLLLLDEPSMGLSPLFVEAIFDIIVKLNKERGTTVLLVEQNASMALGIAHRAYVLQTGEVKLSGNAADIANDESVRKAYLGEE; from the coding sequence ATGTCTGAACTGAAACCCATGCTGGAACTGAACGACGTCCACACCTACTACGACCACATTCACGCTCTCAAGGGCGTCAGCATGACCGTCAACGAGGGCGAGATCGTCGCCCTGATCGGCGGGAACGGCGCGGGCAAGACCACCAGCCTGCGCACCATCAGCGGCATGATGAAACCCCGCCGGGGCACCATGACCTACCAGGGGCAGAACATCTCCGGTATTCCCGCGCACCACACCATGCAAAAAGGCATCAGTCACGTGCCCGAAGGCCGGCGTATCTTCAAGGACCTCTCGGTCCGCGAGAACCTGGAAGTCGGCGCGTACACCGTCACGGACCGCGCCCTGATCGAGAAGCGCGTGCAGGAAGGCTTCGAGTTCTTCCCGCGCCTGAAAGAGCGCGAGGCGCAGCTGGGCGGCACCATGTCCGGCGGAGAGCAGCAGATGCTGGCCATCGCCCGCGCCCTGATGGTCAACCCGCGCCTGCTGCTGCTGGACGAACCCAGCATGGGCCTGTCCCCGCTGTTCGTGGAAGCCATCTTCGACATCATCGTCAAGCTGAACAAGGAGCGCGGCACGACCGTCCTGCTGGTCGAGCAGAACGCCAGCATGGCCCTGGGCATCGCCCACCGCGCGTACGTCCTCCAGACCGGCGAGGTCAAACTCAGCGGGAACGCCGCCGACATCGCCAACGACGAGAGCGTTCGCAAAGCGTACCTGGGCGAAGAGTAA
- a CDS encoding ABC transporter ATP-binding protein has translation MTGTGNILDVQGVTKIFGGLTAVNEVTMSIPERSIVSVIGPNGAGKTTFFNMITGIYQPTRGTIRLAGRELVGMRPDQVTEAGIARTFQNIRLFSTMTSEENIMVGRHARLKSGFVDAVLRTRKFHDSEQEARDTARLMLDFVGLSKWRQELATNLPYGDQRKLEIARALATTPKLILLDEPAAGMNPRETEDLKSLIRRVRDELGVTVCLIEHDMRLVMTLSEHITVLDYGSKIAEGLPYQVRNDPRVMEAYLGRGAAAGEYGKEERPHV, from the coding sequence ATGACCGGCACCGGCAACATTCTGGACGTGCAGGGTGTCACGAAGATCTTCGGCGGCCTGACCGCCGTGAACGAAGTGACCATGAGCATCCCCGAGCGCAGCATCGTCAGCGTGATCGGCCCGAACGGCGCGGGGAAAACCACGTTCTTCAACATGATCACCGGCATCTACCAGCCCACGCGCGGCACCATCCGCCTCGCCGGGCGGGAACTGGTGGGCATGCGCCCCGATCAGGTGACGGAAGCCGGGATTGCCCGCACCTTCCAGAACATCCGCCTGTTCTCGACCATGACCAGCGAGGAGAACATCATGGTGGGCCGCCACGCCCGCCTGAAAAGCGGCTTCGTGGACGCCGTGCTGCGCACCAGGAAATTCCATGATTCCGAACAGGAGGCGCGCGACACGGCCCGCCTGATGCTGGACTTCGTGGGCCTGAGCAAGTGGCGTCAGGAACTGGCGACCAACCTGCCGTACGGCGACCAGCGCAAACTGGAAATCGCGCGTGCGCTGGCCACGACGCCCAAACTGATCCTGCTGGACGAACCGGCCGCCGGCATGAACCCCCGCGAGACCGAGGACCTGAAAAGCCTGATCCGCCGCGTCCGTGACGAACTGGGCGTGACCGTCTGCCTGATCGAGCACGACATGCGGCTGGTCATGACCCTGTCCGAACACATCACCGTGCTGGACTACGGCAGCAAGATCGCCGAGGGCCTGCCCTATCAGGTCCGCAACGACCCCCGCGTGATGGAAGCCTACCTGGGCCGTGGGGCCGCCGCCGGCGAGTACGGGAAGGAAGAACGTCCTCATGTCTGA
- a CDS encoding branched-chain amino acid ABC transporter permease, whose amino-acid sequence MSLPSMFDTNRDGKPDRTILLIAFFLITSAVLLVSHNGPLLEGLGSAGQFLKNPITEAFFVSLFLANILFAYLWKAAPWARALVGVASLLIVLPWAGREDTSLLDLSIQIMIFAALALGLNIVVGLAGLLDLGYVAFFAVGAYTWGIFASPRFAEILRYYGENPGATNAGTLAIGLFLTVVTAASMVYINRLTSRQAPTATSTWSFRLAAFGLVAGLTLAARATIVLMSGQAEGLANGIDPGFFWLFLALSVLAAAIVGVLIGLPVLRLKGDYLAIITLGLGEVIRVLANNLDLYTAGSQGITPIRSANVPWFNSLAGALGFTEDQHYLLFLYVLVLIVVGVILLVNVRLDRSRIGRAWIAIRDDEVAAQAMGVPLVQTKLIAFATGASFAGIMGMIFAAKQTFISPESFNLFQSIGVLSMVILGGMGSFPGVILGAAVVTLLNLRILPGLGEATANLGIPQQVNPGQLQRLIFGIILVAMMLLRPEGLLPNKRRTLELHHEDNQEDDSVDGNAGALGNTGAEVYSAGVAPAKHEDNAGGRK is encoded by the coding sequence ATGAGCCTGCCCTCCATGTTCGACACCAACCGCGACGGGAAACCCGACCGGACCATCCTGCTGATCGCGTTCTTCCTGATCACCAGCGCCGTGCTGCTGGTCTCGCATAACGGCCCGCTCCTCGAGGGACTGGGCAGCGCCGGGCAGTTCCTGAAAAACCCCATCACCGAAGCGTTCTTCGTGTCGCTGTTCCTGGCGAACATTCTGTTCGCGTACCTGTGGAAGGCCGCCCCCTGGGCGCGCGCCCTGGTCGGAGTGGCCAGCCTGCTGATCGTGCTGCCGTGGGCCGGACGGGAAGACACCAGCCTGCTCGACCTGAGCATCCAGATCATGATCTTCGCGGCGCTGGCGCTGGGCCTGAACATCGTGGTGGGTCTCGCGGGCCTGCTGGACCTGGGGTACGTGGCGTTCTTCGCGGTCGGCGCGTACACCTGGGGGATCTTCGCCAGCCCCCGCTTCGCCGAGATCCTGCGGTACTACGGCGAGAACCCGGGCGCCACCAACGCCGGCACGCTGGCCATCGGCCTGTTCCTGACGGTCGTGACGGCCGCCAGCATGGTGTACATCAACCGCCTGACCAGCCGTCAGGCCCCCACCGCCACGAGCACCTGGAGTTTCCGCCTCGCGGCCTTCGGTCTGGTCGCGGGCCTGACCCTCGCGGCGCGCGCCACCATCGTGCTGATGTCCGGTCAGGCCGAGGGGCTCGCCAACGGCATCGACCCCGGCTTCTTCTGGCTGTTCCTGGCCCTGAGCGTCCTGGCCGCCGCGATTGTCGGCGTGCTGATCGGCCTGCCCGTGCTGCGCCTGAAGGGCGATTACCTCGCGATCATCACGCTGGGCCTGGGTGAAGTGATTCGCGTGCTAGCGAACAACCTGGACCTGTACACGGCGGGCTCGCAGGGCATCACGCCCATCCGCAGCGCCAACGTGCCCTGGTTCAACTCGCTGGCCGGCGCGCTCGGCTTCACCGAGGACCAGCATTACCTGCTGTTCCTGTACGTGCTGGTCCTGATCGTGGTGGGCGTGATCCTGCTGGTGAACGTCCGCCTGGACCGCAGCCGCATCGGCCGCGCCTGGATCGCCATCCGTGACGACGAGGTCGCCGCGCAGGCCATGGGCGTGCCGCTGGTGCAGACCAAACTGATCGCCTTCGCGACCGGCGCGAGCTTCGCGGGCATCATGGGCATGATCTTCGCCGCCAAGCAGACCTTCATCAGCCCCGAGTCCTTCAACCTGTTCCAGAGTATCGGCGTGCTCAGCATGGTCATCCTGGGCGGCATGGGCTCCTTCCCCGGCGTGATCCTGGGCGCGGCCGTCGTAACCCTGCTGAACCTGCGCATCCTGCCGGGCCTGGGCGAGGCGACCGCCAACCTGGGCATCCCGCAGCAGGTGAACCCGGGACAGCTGCAACGCCTGATCTTCGGGATCATCCTGGTCGCCATGATGCTGCTGCGCCCCGAGGGCCTGCTGCCCAACAAGCGCCGTACCCTCGAACTGCACCACGAGGACAACCAGGAAGACGACAGCGTGGACGGCAACGCCGGAGCGCTGGGGAACACGGGCGCCGAGGTGTACTCGGCCGGCGTTGCGCCCGCCAAACACGAGGACAACGCAGGAGGCCGCAAATGA
- a CDS encoding branched-chain amino acid ABC transporter permease: MDLATLLPFLVNVIVGGLVLGFVYAIIALGYTMVYGVLQLINFAHSEVFVTGAVVGFEVFRVLNGVEMNGYLKLLIALLAAMLVSGGLNVLIERLAYRPLRGAPKLVPLITAIGVSLILQDVLRVIEGFQGRFDLTYTLPNGFANKFCAAESTCAPLGNFLRGVGIDMQLKDVILVVVALISLAVLNYIVNRTRMGKAIRAVAQDRVTAGLMGIDSNRMISATFLIGGALGGISGVLFGMKFGTVNAYSGFDPGIIAFTAAVLGGIGSIPGAVLGGLTLGVIQNLIGVTNILGMVVGSENLGAIDASYQRIGAFIVLVLILIFKPTGLLGKSNVEKV, encoded by the coding sequence TTGGATCTCGCGACCCTCCTGCCCTTCCTGGTCAACGTGATCGTCGGCGGTCTCGTCCTGGGCTTCGTGTACGCGATCATCGCGCTGGGTTACACCATGGTGTACGGCGTGCTGCAACTCATCAACTTCGCGCACTCCGAGGTGTTCGTCACCGGCGCCGTCGTCGGCTTCGAAGTCTTCCGCGTTCTGAACGGCGTCGAGATGAACGGCTACCTCAAGCTGCTGATCGCGCTGCTGGCTGCCATGCTCGTTTCCGGCGGCCTGAACGTCCTGATCGAGCGCCTGGCGTACCGCCCGCTGCGCGGCGCACCGAAACTGGTGCCGCTGATCACCGCCATCGGCGTGTCCCTGATCCTGCAAGACGTCCTGCGCGTCATCGAGGGATTCCAGGGCCGGTTCGACCTGACGTACACCCTGCCGAACGGCTTCGCCAACAAATTCTGCGCCGCCGAGAGCACCTGCGCGCCACTGGGGAACTTCCTGCGCGGCGTGGGCATCGACATGCAGCTCAAGGACGTGATCCTGGTTGTCGTGGCGCTGATCAGCCTCGCCGTCCTGAACTACATCGTGAACCGTACCCGCATGGGCAAAGCCATTCGCGCCGTCGCGCAGGACCGCGTGACCGCCGGCCTGATGGGCATCGACAGCAACCGCATGATCAGCGCCACCTTCCTGATCGGCGGGGCGCTGGGCGGCATCAGCGGCGTGCTGTTCGGCATGAAGTTCGGTACCGTGAACGCCTACAGCGGCTTTGACCCGGGCATCATCGCCTTCACGGCCGCCGTTCTGGGCGGGATCGGCAGTATTCCCGGCGCGGTGCTGGGCGGCCTGACCCTGGGCGTCATCCAGAACCTGATCGGCGTGACGAACATTCTGGGCATGGTGGTCGGCAGTGAGAACCTGGGCGCCATCGACGCCAGTTACCAGCGGATCGGGGCGTTCATCGTGCTGGTCCTGATCCTGATCTTCAAACCTACCGGCCTGCTCGGCAAGAGCAACGTGGAGAAAGTATGA
- a CDS encoding branched-chain amino acid ABC transporter substrate-binding protein, whose amino-acid sequence MKKSALSLTVLAALALGTASAQTTIKIASLSPLSGGQSDLGTQIRNGTQLAVNEYKAQFKKLGFDLVLVPYDDQADPATGTAAARKIAADRQILAVVGTLNSGVAIPSSAALQPSRVAMVSPANTANGVTDRGLSNMNRIVARDDSQGPAGANFISGTLKAKKAYVVNDKTAYGEGLAKEVEKALKASGVTVVANEGTEEKSDFSSIIAKIKLQKPDAIYFGGIYNQVGVFIKQLRESGVATPVVGGDGLDSGELPVIVGTANANNIYFTTVAAPIDALPAAKVFAANYKKTFNDDAQGFGAFGYDAAKVVLQGTLNAVRANGNKLPSRTQVETAIRKGSFTGLLSGSVAFNSVGDRKAGTLYVMNVTAGKFKLSTSIPVKAPKN is encoded by the coding sequence ATGAAGAAATCCGCACTGAGCCTGACCGTACTCGCCGCGCTTGCCCTCGGCACCGCCTCCGCACAGACCACCATCAAGATTGCCAGCCTCAGCCCGCTGTCCGGCGGCCAGAGCGACCTGGGTACCCAGATCCGCAACGGCACCCAGCTGGCCGTCAACGAGTACAAGGCCCAGTTCAAGAAACTCGGTTTCGACCTCGTCCTCGTTCCCTACGACGACCAGGCTGACCCCGCGACCGGCACCGCCGCCGCCCGCAAGATCGCCGCTGACCGCCAGATTCTGGCCGTGGTCGGCACCCTGAACAGCGGCGTCGCCATTCCCTCCAGCGCCGCGCTGCAGCCCAGCCGCGTGGCGATGGTCAGCCCGGCCAACACCGCCAACGGGGTCACCGACCGTGGCCTGAGCAACATGAACCGCATCGTGGCCCGCGACGACTCGCAGGGCCCGGCCGGCGCCAACTTCATCAGCGGCACCCTGAAAGCCAAGAAAGCCTACGTGGTCAACGACAAGACCGCCTACGGCGAAGGTCTGGCCAAGGAAGTCGAGAAGGCCCTGAAGGCCAGCGGCGTGACCGTCGTCGCCAACGAAGGCACCGAGGAGAAGAGCGACTTCTCCAGCATCATCGCCAAGATCAAGCTGCAGAAACCCGACGCCATCTACTTCGGCGGCATCTACAACCAGGTCGGCGTGTTCATCAAGCAGCTGCGTGAAAGCGGCGTCGCGACCCCCGTGGTCGGGGGCGACGGCCTCGACAGCGGCGAACTGCCCGTGATCGTCGGCACCGCCAACGCCAACAACATCTACTTCACGACCGTCGCCGCGCCCATCGACGCGCTGCCCGCCGCGAAGGTGTTCGCCGCCAACTACAAGAAGACCTTCAACGACGACGCTCAGGGCTTCGGCGCCTTCGGCTACGACGCCGCCAAGGTCGTCCTACAGGGCACCCTGAACGCCGTGCGCGCCAACGGCAACAAACTGCCCAGCCGCACCCAGGTCGAAACGGCCATCCGCAAGGGCAGCTTCACGGGCCTGCTGTCCGGCAGCGTGGCCTTCAACTCGGTCGGCGACCGCAAGGCCGGCACACTGTACGTGATGAACGTCACGGCCGGCAAGTTCAAGCTCAGCACCAGCATTCCCGTCAAGGCTCCCAAGAACTGA
- the glnA gene encoding type I glutamate--ammonia ligase has product MTPPRSSKTPVPSAPAPAVRPAQPDGPTVESILTRLQEAEVKFLRLQFTDILGNTKNVEVPKSQFGKALNGDVTFDGSAVQGFTRVEESDMLLRPDLRTFLIYPQFSREEGERGKVARLICDVALPDGTPFEGDPRQVLKRQIDRATALGFEMFVGTEPEFFLFERTPAGVGSTVTHDRAGYFDLAPIDKGERIRREITNKLVEMGFEIEAAHHEVAPGQHEIDFRYAPALETADRIATFKFVVKRVALEYGLLASFLPKPIPGVNGSGMHCHLSLFRGGVNAFADPAGEYGLSRTAEQFIAGLLDHAGGMTAITNPLVNSYKRLVPGFEAPVNVAWSTSNRSALIRIPAKRGNSTRAEVRMPDPSCNPYLALAVMLAAGLDGMEQDMEPAPAIQRNIFKMTVREKRHHRVKELPTDLREAVEELEKDDVMRRALGEHVMEHFVAAKRAEWREYSATVHQWELDRYLDLI; this is encoded by the coding sequence ATGACGCCCCCCCGTTCCAGCAAAACTCCCGTGCCGTCCGCCCCCGCGCCCGCCGTGCGTCCCGCGCAACCGGACGGCCCGACCGTGGAGAGCATCCTGACCCGCCTGCAGGAAGCGGAAGTGAAGTTCCTACGCCTGCAATTCACGGACATCCTGGGCAACACCAAGAACGTCGAGGTCCCCAAATCCCAGTTCGGCAAGGCCCTGAACGGCGACGTGACCTTCGACGGCAGCGCCGTGCAGGGCTTCACGCGCGTCGAGGAATCCGACATGCTGCTGCGCCCGGACCTGCGCACCTTCCTGATCTACCCGCAGTTCTCGCGTGAGGAAGGCGAGCGCGGCAAGGTCGCCCGCCTGATCTGCGACGTGGCCCTGCCCGACGGCACGCCGTTCGAGGGGGACCCCCGGCAGGTCTTGAAACGCCAGATCGACCGGGCCACGGCCCTGGGGTTCGAGATGTTCGTGGGCACCGAACCGGAATTCTTTCTGTTCGAGCGCACGCCGGCCGGGGTGGGCAGCACCGTCACGCACGACCGCGCCGGGTACTTCGATCTGGCTCCCATCGACAAGGGCGAACGCATCCGCCGCGAGATCACCAACAAACTCGTCGAGATGGGCTTCGAGATCGAGGCGGCCCACCACGAGGTCGCGCCCGGCCAGCACGAGATCGACTTCCGTTACGCCCCGGCGCTGGAAACGGCCGACCGCATCGCCACGTTCAAGTTCGTGGTCAAGCGCGTGGCGCTGGAGTACGGCCTGCTGGCGTCGTTCCTGCCCAAACCCATTCCCGGCGTGAACGGCAGCGGCATGCACTGCCACCTGAGCCTGTTCCGTGGTGGCGTGAACGCCTTCGCGGACCCGGCCGGCGAGTACGGGCTGTCCCGCACCGCCGAGCAGTTCATCGCGGGTCTGCTGGACCACGCGGGCGGCATGACGGCCATCACCAACCCGCTGGTGAACAGTTACAAGCGCCTCGTGCCGGGCTTCGAGGCTCCGGTGAACGTGGCCTGGAGTACCAGTAACCGCTCGGCCCTGATCCGCATTCCAGCCAAGCGAGGCAACTCCACGCGGGCCGAGGTGCGCATGCCCGACCCCAGCTGCAACCCGTACCTGGCGCTGGCCGTCATGCTGGCCGCCGGCCTGGACGGCATGGAGCAGGACATGGAACCCGCCCCGGCCATTCAGCGCAACATCTTCAAGATGACGGTGCGCGAGAAACGCCACCACCGCGTGAAGGAACTGCCCACCGACCTGCGCGAGGCGGTCGAGGAACTGGAAAAGGACGACGTGATGCGCCGCGCACTGGGCGAGCACGTCATGGAGCATTTCGTGGCCGCCAAGCGCGCCGAGTGGCGTGAGTACAGCGCGACCGTGCACCAGTGGGAACTCGACCGCTACCTGGATCTGATCTGA
- a CDS encoding glutamine synthetase III → MNQDFDVNSAARNWRVETTPSASPLEVVNDLFASDVLTLEQLKARLSKSAHKSLQATVERGAQLDASIADTVALAMKTWAMEKGATHYTHWFQPLTGSTAEKHDSFLNPAGDGVAIMSFSGKELIQAEPDASSFPSGGLRATFEARGYTAWDPSSPAFIIRHANGATLCIPSVFASWTGEALDLKTPLLRSIEALNSAVTPALELFGASAGTRVSSSLGAEQEYFLIAEEYYYRRPDLVMTGRTLFGAQPPRGQELEDHYFGAIPDRVLSFMTDAEMQLYALGIPVKTRHNEVAPGQFEIAPIFENSNIAADHQQLIMQVLRTTARKFGLVCLMHEKPFAGVNGSGKHCNWSMSTNAGENLLEPGDTPHENMQFLFFCTAVLKAVDTHQDLLRACVASASNDHRLGANEAPPAIISIFLGSELTDIFDRIVSGQGGSGKSAGLMGLGSSVLPEIPVHAGDRNRTSPFAFTGNKFEFRAVGSSQSISFPITVLNAIVAESVSELTAELKAKLDAGQSLDDAVAEVVKGTYQKYQRIVFNGDGYSEEWHTEAEKERGLLNLRTTLDAVEQLNNDKNTALFGKLGILNERELGARQEIMFDIYFKTVNIEGETTEYMAQTQILPAALTYLADLGRVSGSKAAQGVTAEVSAAADELFDAIQALRTQNQTLGGEEVHEKAHHMRDHVLPAMGDVRTAADKLEKVVSSKLWPLPTYRQMLFVK, encoded by the coding sequence ATGAACCAGGACTTCGACGTTAACTCGGCCGCACGCAACTGGCGCGTGGAAACCACCCCCTCCGCCTCCCCGCTGGAAGTCGTGAACGACCTGTTCGCCAGCGACGTGCTGACCCTCGAGCAGCTCAAGGCCCGCCTCAGCAAGAGCGCCCACAAGAGCCTGCAGGCCACCGTGGAACGCGGCGCGCAGCTCGACGCCAGCATCGCCGACACCGTCGCGCTGGCCATGAAAACCTGGGCGATGGAAAAGGGCGCCACGCACTACACCCACTGGTTCCAGCCGCTGACCGGCAGCACCGCCGAGAAACACGACTCCTTCCTGAACCCCGCCGGTGACGGCGTGGCCATCATGTCCTTCTCCGGCAAGGAACTCATCCAGGCCGAGCCCGACGCCAGCTCCTTCCCGTCCGGCGGCCTGCGCGCCACCTTTGAGGCGCGCGGCTACACCGCCTGGGACCCCTCGTCCCCGGCATTCATCATCCGGCACGCCAACGGCGCGACCCTGTGCATCCCCAGCGTGTTCGCCAGCTGGACCGGCGAGGCCCTCGACCTGAAAACCCCGCTGCTGCGCTCCATCGAGGCCCTGAACAGCGCCGTGACGCCCGCCCTGGAACTGTTCGGCGCCAGCGCCGGCACCCGCGTCAGCAGCAGCCTCGGAGCCGAGCAGGAGTACTTCCTGATCGCCGAGGAGTACTACTACCGCCGCCCCGATCTGGTCATGACCGGCCGCACCCTGTTCGGCGCGCAGCCCCCGCGCGGCCAGGAACTCGAGGATCATTACTTCGGCGCGATTCCCGACCGGGTCCTGAGCTTCATGACCGACGCCGAAATGCAGCTGTACGCGCTGGGCATTCCGGTCAAAACCCGCCACAACGAGGTCGCGCCCGGCCAGTTCGAGATCGCCCCGATCTTCGAGAACAGCAACATCGCCGCCGACCACCAGCAGCTGATCATGCAGGTCCTGCGCACCACCGCCCGCAAGTTTGGTCTGGTCTGCCTGATGCACGAGAAACCCTTCGCTGGCGTGAACGGCAGCGGCAAGCACTGCAACTGGAGCATGTCCACCAACGCCGGTGAGAACCTGCTGGAACCCGGCGACACCCCTCACGAGAACATGCAGTTCCTGTTCTTCTGCACTGCCGTCCTGAAAGCCGTCGACACCCACCAGGACCTGCTGCGTGCCTGCGTGGCCAGCGCCAGCAACGACCACCGCCTCGGCGCGAACGAGGCTCCGCCCGCCATTATCAGCATCTTCCTGGGCAGCGAACTGACCGACATCTTCGACCGCATCGTCAGCGGCCAGGGCGGCAGCGGCAAGTCCGCCGGTCTGATGGGCCTGGGCAGCAGCGTCCTGCCCGAAATTCCCGTGCACGCCGGCGACCGCAACCGCACCAGCCCGTTTGCCTTCACCGGCAACAAGTTCGAATTCCGCGCCGTGGGCTCCTCGCAGAGCATCAGCTTCCCCATCACGGTCCTGAACGCCATCGTCGCCGAGAGCGTCTCTGAACTGACGGCCGAACTGAAAGCCAAACTCGATGCCGGGCAGAGCCTCGACGACGCCGTGGCCGAAGTCGTCAAGGGCACCTACCAGAAGTACCAGCGCATCGTGTTCAACGGCGACGGGTACAGCGAGGAGTGGCACACCGAGGCCGAGAAGGAACGCGGCCTGCTGAACCTGCGCACCACCCTCGACGCCGTCGAACAGCTGAACAACGACAAGAACACCGCCCTGTTCGGCAAACTCGGCATCCTGAACGAACGCGAACTTGGCGCGCGCCAGGAAATCATGTTCGACATCTACTTCAAGACCGTGAACATCGAGGGTGAAACCACCGAGTACATGGCCCAGACGCAGATCCTGCCCGCCGCCCTCACTTACCTCGCGGATCTCGGCCGGGTCAGCGGCAGCAAGGCCGCCCAGGGTGTGACTGCCGAAGTCAGCGCCGCCGCCGACGAACTGTTCGACGCCATCCAGGCCCTGCGCACTCAGAACCAGACGCTGGGCGGCGAGGAAGTTCACGAGAAAGCCCACCACATGCGCGACCACGTCCTGCCCGCCATGGGTGACGTGCGCACCGCCGCCGATAAACTCGAGAAGGTTGTGAGCAGCAAGCTCTGGCCGCTGCCCACCTACCGCCAGATGCTCTTCGTGAAGTAA
- a CDS encoding AAC(3) family N-acetyltransferase yields the protein MLNLLRRPAVTPAELDEGLRALGLDGSQHVIVHASLKSFGTLDGGARTIVDALAARTATVVAPAFTYTTLLSRPTSTTHARFHRDSRVSRDIGRVSQEIVDRAGALRSFHPTLSFIALGTEAARITEAQSLSSPYQPVGALYDLNGYALLMGVDFGSNTSVHYGEHLAGMPLLTRYVPLDGQVLPTAFPNCSADFDHLAPEVHMGLRSTQVGQSTLRLYRVRDLVDATVRLLNRDPEGLLCTYRGCRCQEVRTLVRAQGLTPRPHTGLIS from the coding sequence GTGTTGAATCTGCTTCGCCGCCCCGCCGTCACCCCCGCCGAACTGGATGAGGGGCTGCGCGCGCTGGGGCTGGACGGGTCGCAGCACGTGATCGTGCACGCGAGCCTGAAGTCCTTCGGAACGCTGGACGGCGGGGCCCGGACCATCGTGGACGCCTTGGCCGCGCGGACGGCGACGGTTGTGGCCCCGGCCTTCACGTACACGACGCTCCTGTCCCGGCCGACCTCGACTACGCACGCCCGCTTTCACCGGGACAGCCGGGTCAGCCGCGATATCGGGCGGGTGTCGCAGGAGATCGTGGACCGCGCGGGCGCCCTGCGATCCTTTCACCCGACCCTGAGCTTCATCGCGCTGGGCACCGAGGCGGCCCGCATCACCGAGGCGCAGTCGCTGAGCAGCCCGTACCAGCCGGTCGGGGCGCTGTACGACCTGAACGGGTACGCGCTGCTGATGGGCGTGGATTTCGGCAGTAACACCAGCGTGCACTACGGCGAGCACCTCGCGGGGATGCCGCTGCTGACGCGGTACGTGCCGCTGGACGGTCAGGTGCTGCCCACGGCGTTCCCTAACTGCTCGGCCGACTTCGATCACCTGGCCCCCGAGGTTCACATGGGGCTGCGCAGCACGCAGGTGGGCCAGTCCACGCTGCGCCTGTACCGCGTGCGGGACCTCGTGGACGCCACGGTGCGCCTGCTGAACCGCGACCCGGAAGGGCTGCTGTGCACGTACCGGGGCTGCCGCTGCCAGGAAGTGCGGACGCTGGTGCGCGCCCAGGGCCTGACGCCGCGCCCGCACACGGGCCTGATCAGCTGA